Proteins encoded by one window of Maliibacterium massiliense:
- a CDS encoding NFACT RNA binding domain-containing protein codes for MPLDGVMLRAVTQELAGSLPELRIDRVLQPEKDEIDLVLRGFGVTRRLVLCAHPQYARIHYSDIAKQNPPQPPMFCMLLRKHLQSSRVTSVCQQGLDRVVTMELEGYTELGEKTTRRLVIEIMGRHSNIILVDAQGMVIDAVKRVGASLSRARQILPGLAYQAPPGDPRPNPCEMDEDAFVALLQSCASLRLEKLLTSRLQGVSPVTAREILLQAGITDGDSVAGALDDARRAALLQALTRFFGRVRAGGFAPEVRYDASGSPRDVHPFPYLIDAACQSRVFAQPSAAVEAFFQERDHSVRMQQKSASLHHLLRTQLERGEKKLALQVQELADAQAGDVYRIQGELLSASLHEVPKGASEARVIDYTDPAMKRVSIALDPALSPAQNVQKLFKRYTKARSACATLEQHIERTRKDIAYLQEQLYNLEQCTDVFELEEVRRELAEAGVVKRVSLRKSRGKAPKPSQPERFLSTTGFPILVGKNNAQNDRITRAAEGDDLWLHVKDRPGSHVIVKTGARQVDADTLQQAAILAAYYSTARASANVPVDYTLRRYVKKPGGAAPGYVIYTHQKTCVATPDAALCSALRVTEDVQA; via the coding sequence ATGCCACTTGACGGCGTGATGCTGCGCGCGGTGACGCAGGAGCTTGCCGGCTCCCTGCCCGAGCTGCGCATCGACCGGGTGCTGCAGCCGGAAAAAGACGAGATCGACCTGGTGCTGCGCGGATTTGGCGTGACAAGGCGCCTGGTGCTCTGCGCACACCCGCAGTACGCGCGCATTCATTATTCCGATATCGCCAAGCAGAATCCGCCCCAGCCCCCCATGTTCTGTATGCTGCTGCGCAAACATCTGCAGTCCAGCCGCGTGACAAGCGTGTGCCAGCAGGGGCTCGACCGTGTCGTGACCATGGAGCTGGAGGGCTACACCGAGCTGGGCGAAAAGACCACCCGCCGTCTGGTCATAGAGATCATGGGACGGCATTCCAACATTATATTGGTCGACGCGCAGGGAATGGTCATCGACGCGGTCAAACGCGTGGGCGCCTCCCTTTCGCGCGCGCGCCAGATCCTGCCCGGCCTGGCCTATCAGGCGCCGCCGGGCGATCCCCGCCCCAATCCCTGCGAGATGGACGAGGATGCCTTCGTGGCGCTGCTTCAATCCTGCGCCTCCCTGCGCTTGGAAAAACTGCTCACGAGCCGCCTGCAAGGCGTCTCGCCCGTCACGGCGCGGGAGATCCTGCTGCAGGCAGGCATCACCGACGGCGACAGCGTTGCCGGCGCATTGGACGATGCGCGCCGCGCGGCCCTGCTACAGGCGCTTACGCGCTTTTTTGGGCGGGTGCGCGCCGGCGGCTTTGCCCCTGAAGTGCGCTACGACGCATCCGGCAGCCCGCGCGACGTGCACCCCTTTCCCTATTTAATCGACGCCGCCTGCCAGAGCCGCGTCTTTGCACAGCCCAGCGCGGCGGTGGAGGCATTCTTTCAGGAGCGGGACCACAGCGTGCGCATGCAGCAAAAGAGCGCCAGCCTGCACCACCTACTGCGCACCCAGCTGGAGCGTGGCGAGAAAAAGCTCGCGCTGCAGGTGCAGGAGCTGGCCGACGCGCAGGCGGGCGACGTCTACCGGATACAGGGCGAGCTGCTGAGCGCCTCCCTGCACGAGGTGCCCAAGGGGGCAAGCGAGGCACGCGTCATCGACTACACCGATCCCGCGATGAAGCGCGTATCGATCGCGCTGGACCCCGCACTCTCCCCCGCGCAGAACGTGCAGAAGCTCTTTAAGCGCTATACCAAGGCGCGCTCTGCCTGCGCCACGCTCGAGCAACACATCGAGCGCACCCGCAAAGACATCGCTTACCTGCAGGAGCAGCTCTACAACCTGGAGCAGTGCACCGACGTCTTTGAGCTGGAGGAGGTCCGCCGCGAGCTTGCCGAGGCGGGCGTCGTCAAGCGCGTCTCCCTGCGCAAAAGCCGGGGCAAGGCGCCCAAACCCTCCCAGCCCGAGCGCTTTCTTTCCACCACGGGCTTTCCCATTCTGGTGGGCAAAAACAACGCCCAAAATGACCGCATCACGCGCGCGGCGGAAGGGGATGACCTCTGGCTGCACGTCAAGGATCGCCCCGGCTCCCACGTGATCGTCAAGACGGGCGCGCGGCAGGTGGACGCAGACACCCTGCAGCAGGCGGCAATCCTGGCCGCATACTACAGCACCGCGCGCGCAAGCGCAAACGTGCCTGTGGATTACACCCTGCGCCGCTACGTCAAAAAGCCGGGCGGCGCCGCACCCGGGTATGTGATCTACACCCACCAGAAGACCTGCGTGGCCACGCCCGACGCCGCGCTGTGCAGCGCCCTGCGCGTCACGGAGGATGTGCAGGCGTGA
- a CDS encoding MarR family transcriptional regulator: protein MDIILFKRRSLELMRSLRRKTNAALRALYEPYGLTAMQAMLLLHLAQSGPQNIGDLGKTMDMASGNMSSLCKRLERDGYLRRERDSSDERIVRAIATQKTLDIFGSIDQTLHARFAALAETLSEEDLQCIIDGITKLDMLLDRLPLTDGKE, encoded by the coding sequence ATGGATATTATCCTGTTTAAGCGCCGCTCCCTGGAGCTGATGCGCAGCCTGCGCCGCAAGACAAACGCCGCCCTGCGCGCGCTCTACGAGCCCTATGGGCTGACCGCCATGCAGGCCATGCTGCTGCTGCACCTGGCGCAGAGCGGCCCGCAGAACATCGGCGATCTGGGCAAAACCATGGACATGGCCAGTGGCAATATGTCCAGCCTGTGCAAGCGCCTGGAGCGCGACGGGTACCTGCGGCGCGAGCGGGACAGTAGCGACGAGCGCATCGTCCGCGCCATCGCCACGCAAAAGACGCTGGATATCTTTGGCAGCATCGACCAGACGCTGCACGCGCGCTTTGCCGCCCTGGCCGAGACGCTCAGCGAGGAAGACCTGCAGTGCATCATCGACGGCATCACCAAGCTGGATATGCTGCTGGACAGGCTTCCCCTTACAGATGGAAAGGAGTAG